One genomic segment of Panicum virgatum strain AP13 chromosome 2N, P.virgatum_v5, whole genome shotgun sequence includes these proteins:
- the LOC120661595 gene encoding probable histone H2A.1 yields the protein MAGRGKSIGAGAAKKATSRSSKAGLQFPVGRIARFLKAGKYAERVGAGAPVYLAAVLEYLAAEVLELAGNAARDNKKTRIVPRHIQLAVRNDEELTKLLGSATIASGGVMPNIHQHLLPKKAAPSKASSHDDDDN from the exons ATGGCGGGCCGTGGCAAGTCgatcggcgcgggcgcggcgaagAAGGCGACGTCGAGGAGCTCCAAGGCCGGGCTCCAGTTCCCCGTCGGCAGGATCGCCAGGTTCCTCAAGGCCGGCAAGTACGCCGagcgcgtcggcgccggcgcccccgtctacctcgccgccgtcctcgagtACCTCGCCGCTGAG GTTCTTGAGCTGGCCGGGAACGCTGCGAGGGACAACAAGAAGACACGCATCGTGCCTCGCCACATCCAGCTGGCTGTCCGCAACGACGAGGAGCTGACGAAGCTGCTCGGCAGCGCCACCATCGCGAGCGGCGGCGTCATGCCCAACATCCACCAGCACTTGCTCCCCAAGAAGGCCGCCCCGTCCAAGGCCTCCAGccatgacgacgacgacaactgA
- the LOC120662856 gene encoding formin-like protein 11, which translates to MEKRTAIGKWEVERFNQSARCLGTLFEFCRKKVSVLGDSCQTILPDDIRQALLDIVECCIRHDHLLAMERYIKLAIGNDPWPIEVTMKEVGNMRRCRREWLLCMCLISMHLLVPHALEGLLVGAQGLSPPALTPILIKQVDEMVEHVWLKCGLDKGSLEDVRKHFNYNHVLDILRTVFGKDTKETEDASKALSPEIKKTLLNCLSKQPLVVAQESAKKLPVDFIKMLLAFLRRDVSQGPPSVVVDPAPPADVKPTPSPSLGEPSSPIPEEQTDPSLGTPPKEKTVPPTKESVAKKENSSGIPTIAIVGLCVSAIALLALMCLCCCMCRANKASSIRDDKPLLGLNQSDLPAASYIPSEGNPIDVNKLGALPVKSETIQNGNVKLSSSEVPDTNVHPAVYNSWADPMATGSSTPILQPSPPQVGPPAAHTVPQDASSTPDASVPPSKLAQVVHAESSPPSEPVHHAESTPPPAPNSTPLPPNTRTPPNTAPPPPSTAPQPKVGPPPPPPKSSGAPGPPPPALPSSKMRPPPPMNKLGNKVDDGAGSQEAKTKLKPFFWDKVTANANQSMVWDHLKSGSFQFNEERIETLFGYNSTDKTGGDGKKDLASKDVPQFVRILDPKKGQNLAISLRALSVSPVEVCSAVKEGNDLPTDLIDTIVKWIPSSDEELRLRLYTGELTQLGPAEQFLKAIIDIPYVFQRLDALLFMSNLPEEASNVKQSFATLEVACQELTNSRLFLKLLEAVLKTGNRMNVGTFRGGAQAFKLDTLLKLSDVKGTDGKTTLLHFVVLEIIRSEGVRATRAAKEQSTSVSSLDTNNVTDDNKEKTEDGYKQLGLKVVSNLGDELQNVKKAAILDADQLAMSVASLGHKLVRTKEFLNTSMKSLDEDSGFHHKLKHFTEQSQADVTFLLEEEKKIRSMVRSTVDYFHGSTGKDEGLRLFVVVRDFLTMLEKVCKELKEESKVAPKKTKTHQPPQTSQPSFNDPRRNQFPAIEDRRADSSSSDEDD; encoded by the exons atggagaagcgGACGGCGATCGGGAAGTGGGAGGTTGAAAGGTTCAATCAGTCCGCACGATGCCTCGGCACCCTGTTCGAGTTCTGCAGGAAGAAGGTGAGCGTCCTTGGGGATTCCTGCCAGACG ATTCTTCCTGATGACATCCGTCAAGCATTGCTTGATATAGTTGAATGCTGCATCAGGCATGACCATCTACTAGCGATGGAGCGATACATCAAACTGGCCATTGGCAATGACCCATGGCCTATTGAAGTTACTATG AAGGAGGTAGGAAATATGAGGCGCTGCAGGAGGGAATGGCTCCTATGCATGTGCCTCATCTCCATGCATCTCCTTGTGCCACATGCATTAGAGGGATTACTCGTTGGCGCACAGGGCTTGTCGCCGCCGGCCTTGACACCAATCCTTATCAAACAAGTAGATGAAATG GTGGAACATGTATGGCTCAAATGTGGCCTAGACAAAGGATCTCTCGAAGACGTTAGAAAACATTTCAATTATAACCATGTACTTGACATTCTCCGTACGGTCTTTGGAAAAGATACTAAGGAAACTGAAGATGCTAGCAAAGCATTATCTCCAGAAATTAAGAAAACTTTATTGAACTGCTTAAGCAAGCAGCCACTTGTTGTTGCACAGGAGAGCGCAAAAAAATTGCCCGTTGATTTTATAAAAATGCTTCTTGCCTTTTTAAGAAGAGATGTGTCTCAGGGACCTCCAAGTGTAGTAGTAGATCCAGCACCACCAGCAGATGTGAAACCAACTCCATCACCCTCTCTAGGTGAACCTTCCTCACCAATACCTGAGGAACAAACAGATCCTTCATTGGGAACACCACCTAAAGAGAAGACAGTGCCCCCAACAAAAGAATCAGTGGCCAAAAAAGAGAACAGCAGTGGCATACCAACCATTGCTATTGTTGGTCTATGTGTATCTGCTATAGCATTATTAGCTCTTATGTGCTTATGTTGCTGCATGTGCCGTGCAAACAAGGCCTCTTCTATAAGGGATGATAAACCACTTCTAGGTCTAAACCAGAGTGATTTGCCTG CTGCTTCTTATATACCTTCCGAAGGAAATCCAATTGATGTCAACAAGCTGGGAGCACTGCCGGTTAAGTCAGAGACTATCCAAAATGGCAATGTCAAACTAAGCTCTTCTGAAGTCCCTGACACAAATGTTCACCCAGCAGTCTACAACAGTTGGGCTGACCCAATGGCTACTGGTTCTTCTACCCCTATATTGCAGCCATCGCCTCCACAAGTTGGGCCACCTGCAGCCCATACAGTTCCACAGGATGCTTCATCAACTCCTGATGCATCCGTGCCACCATCAAAACTGGCTCAAGTTGTTCATGCCGAATCCTCACCACCATCTGAGCCAGTTCATCATGCAGAATCCACACCACCACCTGCTCCGAACTCTACCCCTCTACCGCCAAACACTAGAACTCCGCCAAACacagcacctcctccaccaagCACTGCTCCTCAGCCAAAAGTTggacctccaccaccgccgccaaaATCTTCTGGTGCACCTGGCCCACCACCTCCAGCGTTGCCTAGTTCCAAAATGCGTCCACCACCACCCATGAACAAGTTAGGCAATAAGGTAGATGATGGCGCAGGTTCTCAAGAAGCTAAAACAAAACTAAAGCCCTTCTTTTGGGATAAAGTAACAGCAAATGCTAATCAATCTATGGTGTGGGATCACCTTAAATCTGGATCATTCCA GTTCAATGAGGAGAGGATTGAAACCCTTTTTGGTTATAACTCTACGGACAAAACAGGCGGTGATGGCAAAAAAGATTTAGCATCAAAGGATGTTCCTCAATTCGTAAGGATACTTGACCCTAAAAAGGGACAGAACCTGGCGATATCCTTGAGAGCTCTAAGTGTTTCACCGGTGGAAGTATGCAGTGCCGTTAAAGAAG GAAACGATCTTCCAACAGACTTGATAGACACCATAGTGAAGTGGATACCAAGTAGTGATGAGGAGCTTAGGCTTCGACTATACACTGGGGAACTCACTCAACTTGGTCCTGCAGAGCAATTCCTGAAAGCAATTATTGACATTCCATATGTTTTTCAACGCCTGGATGCATTACTTTTCATGTCCAATCTTCCAGAGGAAGCTTCAAATGTGAAGCAATCTTTTGCTACTTTAGAG GTGGCATGCCAAGAGCTTACAAACAGTCGCCTTTTCTTGAAGCTACTAGAGGCGGTCCTTAAAACAGGAAATCGGATGAATGTTGGCACGTTTCGTGGAGGAGCGCAGGCTTTTAAACTTGATACGCTCCTTAAGCTTTCTGATGTCAAAGGAACTGATGGGAAAACAACACTATTACATTTTGTTGTTCTAGAAATCATTCGTTCTGAAGGGGTTCGCGCTACACGAGCTGCAAAAGAGCAGAGCACTAGTGTATCAAGTTTGGACACCAATAATGTTACTGATGACAACAAGGAAAAAACTGAAGATGGTTATAAACAACTTGGACTGAAAGTGGTGTCAAATTTAGGTGATGAACTCCAAAATGTCAAGAAGGCAGCAATCCTGGATGCAGATCAGTTGGCTATGTCGGTAGCAAGCCTTGGCCACAAGCTTGTCAGAaccaaagaattcctgaacACAAGCATGAAAAGTTTGGATGAAGACAGTGGGTTTCACCACAAGCTTAAGCATTTCACTGAGCAGTCTCAAGCTGATGTTACTTTCTTgctagaggaagagaagaaaatACGTTCGATGGTCCGAAGCACCGTTGATTATTTTCATGGGAGTACAGGGAAGGATGAAGGCCTACGGTTATTTGTGGTAGTGCGTGATTTCCTCACAATGCTGGAAAAGGTATGCAAAGAGCTGAAAGAAGAATCAAAAGTAGCTCCAAAGAAAACAAAGACCCATCAGCCACCCCAAACATCCCAACCGTCTTTCAATGATCCAAGGCGCAACCAATTCCCTGCAATTGAAGATCGGAGGGCAGATAGCTCAAGTTCTGACGAGGATGACTAG